One Sediminibacillus dalangtanensis genomic region harbors:
- a CDS encoding type II secretion system F family protein, with protein MAYYRYQGRSKEGKAKTGKVSAESKQEALSYLRSEGVVAYELVELNSILYKDIHFGRQVKNRDFVLFLRQFATLIDAGISLVAATGILAEQSDNKYLKAALEHVKEDLETGVPLTDAMEKYPKIFPELLVSMVHAGEISGSLDEILDNMASYYEKQYRLKQKITSSLAYPLAVGSISILVSIFLLVFIVPIFTDMFASFGEEIPAYTAVVLRISSLAQGYWWLIVILAVLLSVLYQYLSRKAHIANRLDRAKLKLPLFGKFLQKALLARMTQTLSSLLASSVPILQAISITERVIGNQVFKQVLKDSQASLEEGESLAGPMKDHWAFPKLVTQMIAVGESSGSLDSMLKKVADFYEQELDEASDKLKSLIEPVMIVFLAVMVGAIVLAIIIPMFAIFENI; from the coding sequence ATGGCTTATTACCGCTACCAGGGGAGAAGCAAGGAAGGTAAAGCGAAAACGGGAAAAGTAAGTGCTGAATCGAAGCAGGAAGCGCTATCTTACTTAAGGAGTGAGGGTGTGGTTGCTTATGAGCTGGTAGAGCTCAACAGCATCCTATACAAAGACATTCATTTTGGGCGCCAGGTGAAAAATCGTGATTTCGTCCTGTTTTTGCGGCAGTTTGCTACCTTGATCGATGCAGGCATATCACTGGTGGCTGCAACAGGAATCCTGGCGGAACAATCGGATAACAAATACCTGAAAGCAGCATTGGAACACGTCAAAGAAGATTTGGAAACCGGCGTTCCGCTAACCGATGCGATGGAGAAATATCCTAAAATTTTTCCGGAATTATTGGTAAGTATGGTCCACGCAGGGGAGATTAGCGGCAGCCTGGATGAGATTCTCGATAACATGGCGTCCTATTATGAAAAGCAATATCGTTTGAAACAAAAAATCACTTCTTCGCTTGCCTATCCATTGGCGGTCGGGTCGATTTCCATCCTGGTTTCGATTTTTCTGCTTGTTTTTATTGTCCCGATTTTCACGGACATGTTTGCATCGTTCGGTGAAGAAATACCTGCTTATACGGCAGTTGTTTTGCGAATAAGTAGTTTGGCCCAAGGGTATTGGTGGCTAATAGTCATATTGGCTGTGCTTCTTTCCGTTCTCTATCAATACTTAAGCAGAAAGGCTCATATCGCGAACAGATTGGACCGTGCTAAACTAAAACTTCCGTTGTTCGGCAAGTTTCTGCAAAAAGCTTTATTAGCCCGGATGACCCAGACGCTGAGCTCGCTTTTGGCCAGCTCGGTTCCGATTTTACAGGCGATTAGTATTACCGAACGTGTAATTGGCAATCAGGTGTTTAAGCAGGTGCTGAAAGACAGTCAGGCTTCTCTCGAAGAGGGAGAATCATTGGCTGGCCCGATGAAAGACCACTGGGCCTTTCCGAAGCTGGTGACCCAAATGATTGCTGTCGGAGAAAGCTCGGGGTCTTTGGACAGCATGCTGAAAAAGGTTGCCGATTTTTACGAGCAGGAACTGGATGAAGCTTCCGATAAGTTGAAATCGCTGATCGAACCAGTCATGATTGTATTTTTGGCCGTGATGGTCGGGGCCATCGTTCTGGCTATCATCATCCCGATGTTTGCTATCTTTGAAAATATTTAA
- a CDS encoding competence type IV pilus major pilin ComGC, producing the protein MLKRFWKKCKEEKGFTLVELLAVIVILGIIAAIAVPAIGGIISNTETKADEAEIDMIIEAARIAYAAEEFTDEITVDELVEGDYLEEKDRTDLPSGKVVYNSNPGENEHSFEFEED; encoded by the coding sequence ATGCTTAAAAGATTTTGGAAGAAGTGCAAGGAAGAAAAAGGGTTTACATTGGTCGAGTTGCTCGCAGTTATTGTTATTTTAGGAATTATCGCAGCCATCGCTGTTCCTGCTATCGGCGGGATTATTAGTAATACAGAAACAAAAGCGGATGAGGCAGAAATCGACATGATTATCGAAGCTGCCCGGATTGCTTATGCTGCCGAAGAATTCACAGATGAAATCACGGTGGACGAATTAGTTGAAGGTGATTATCTGGAAGAAAAAGACAGAACGGATTTGCCAAGTGGCAAAGTAGTTTACAATAGTAATCCTGGAGAAAATGAACATAGCTTTGAGTTTGAGGAAGATTAA
- a CDS encoding GspE/PulE family protein, whose amino-acid sequence MAIRNKKKLGDLLKEAGVLTETEIVETLEHKKQGQKLGDALLEQGFITEQQLLEVLELQLGIQSVSLYRYPIDQKLTELVPKEMAQRNVLMPLNLRENTMTVAMNDPIDYFSIDDLELSTGFDIKPVIASKDDILQAINKYYDQKDFALEEDDADLADDAPAVRIMDQLLQTGVHLKASDIHLDPAEDSLSVRYRVDGMLHKERTIPKRLQNSLTARMKIMANLNITETRLPQDGRIRVIIDEKPIDLRISILPTVFGEKIVIRILDLSNIVKKLTDLDFSEENYHDYRKLIQQPSGLILLTGPTGSGKTSTLYASINQLNREEVNIITVEDPVEYQLEGINQVQVNAKIGLDFAAGLRSILRQDPNIIMVGEIRDTETAEIAVRSSLTGHMVFSTLHTNSAMAAIPRLFDMKVEPYLVVSSLSGIMAQRLVKKLCKDCKQSRELNNMEKEIFDRHNIAIDKLYEGKGCNSCRQTGYKGRTAIQELLVIDDAIRQMMMENSSMAEMKKYLKQNGMKFLMDDGLEKVKQGTTSLEEVLRVATEE is encoded by the coding sequence ATGGCAATCCGCAATAAAAAGAAGCTGGGCGACTTACTGAAAGAGGCGGGCGTATTAACGGAAACGGAGATTGTGGAAACACTCGAACATAAAAAACAAGGTCAGAAACTCGGAGACGCTTTACTGGAACAAGGTTTTATTACCGAGCAGCAGCTGCTCGAAGTATTGGAGTTACAGCTTGGTATCCAAAGCGTGTCCTTATATCGGTATCCCATTGATCAAAAGCTTACGGAGCTGGTGCCAAAGGAAATGGCCCAGCGTAACGTGCTAATGCCGTTGAATTTGAGAGAAAATACGATGACAGTGGCAATGAATGACCCGATAGACTATTTTTCAATTGATGATCTGGAGTTGTCGACGGGTTTCGATATCAAGCCAGTGATTGCTTCCAAGGATGATATTTTACAGGCAATTAACAAGTATTACGACCAAAAGGATTTTGCTCTGGAGGAAGATGATGCGGATCTGGCTGACGACGCTCCCGCTGTCCGGATAATGGATCAACTGCTGCAGACAGGGGTTCATTTGAAGGCGAGCGATATCCATCTTGATCCGGCCGAAGACAGTTTATCTGTCCGTTACCGTGTTGATGGCATGCTTCATAAGGAGAGAACCATTCCGAAACGGTTGCAAAACTCGCTGACAGCCAGGATGAAAATCATGGCTAATTTGAATATTACCGAGACAAGGCTTCCTCAAGACGGAAGAATCCGAGTCATCATTGATGAGAAGCCAATCGATTTGCGTATTTCGATTTTGCCGACCGTATTCGGTGAAAAAATCGTAATCCGGATTCTCGACCTTTCCAATATTGTCAAAAAGCTTACCGACCTGGACTTCAGCGAAGAAAATTATCACGATTACCGGAAGCTGATTCAGCAGCCTTCCGGATTGATTCTCTTGACGGGACCGACGGGGTCGGGAAAGACCTCGACTTTGTATGCTTCAATCAACCAATTGAACCGTGAGGAAGTCAACATTATCACGGTGGAAGATCCGGTGGAATATCAGTTAGAAGGAATTAACCAAGTACAGGTAAATGCAAAAATCGGTCTCGATTTTGCAGCCGGACTTCGGTCGATATTACGACAAGATCCCAATATCATCATGGTGGGAGAAATCAGGGATACGGAAACAGCAGAAATAGCCGTGCGCTCTTCCCTTACAGGACACATGGTGTTCAGCACCCTTCATACGAACAGTGCGATGGCTGCCATACCCAGGTTGTTTGATATGAAAGTGGAGCCTTATCTGGTCGTATCCTCGTTATCCGGCATCATGGCGCAGCGACTGGTAAAAAAACTGTGCAAGGATTGTAAACAAAGCAGAGAACTCAATAACATGGAAAAAGAAATTTTCGATAGACACAACATTGCAATAGACAAGCTATACGAAGGAAAAGGCTGTAACAGTTGCAGGCAGACCGGGTATAAGGGCAGGACAGCGATTCAGGAACTGTTGGTGATTGACGATGCCATCCGGCAAATGATGATGGAAAATAGTTCGATGGCCGAAATGAAAAAGTATTTGAAACAGAATGGCATGAAGTTTTTGATGGATGACGGTCTGGAAAAAGTGAAGCAGGGAACCACCAGCCTGGAAGAAGTGTTACGGGTTGCAACGGAAGAGTAA
- the pilM gene encoding type IV pilus biogenesis protein PilM, with amino-acid sequence MFQKNKKQVNLIIKDQAIRYMVTNQPTLTGVIDYGEIQLDVGIIMDGKVSDPEGFAAALHMLVSNKKWKNKPLSFCVPDASVTIREHLVPKQLKKTEIKSYINMELEESIRLPFSDPVFDFVVIGEEQEQVKILLFAYPKERINEYLHAFKQAGLLPVVADLSSLSLYRLYNELGYAEEGDHLLLAQWGRDSAVLTAFNENKPVFTRQIKSVLPQDSWQFSQEAKEITWQGSQNEIAESIDEQLTLLERFLDFYQYSVMDGEKQINKLLLCGDFPFLTKVEIYVKENYRMPIVTIDELEEKIQVPGKFADVLGLSIKK; translated from the coding sequence ATGTTTCAGAAAAATAAAAAGCAAGTCAATTTGATAATCAAGGATCAAGCGATTCGATACATGGTCACAAATCAGCCGACACTCACAGGAGTTATCGACTATGGAGAAATACAGCTGGACGTCGGTATCATCATGGACGGGAAAGTTTCAGATCCGGAAGGCTTTGCGGCTGCCTTGCATATGCTGGTGTCCAATAAGAAATGGAAAAATAAACCGTTATCTTTCTGTGTACCTGATGCCTCTGTAACCATCCGGGAACATTTGGTGCCGAAACAATTGAAAAAAACAGAGATAAAAAGCTATATTAACATGGAGTTAGAAGAAAGCATCCGGCTGCCCTTTTCTGATCCGGTGTTCGACTTTGTCGTCATCGGAGAAGAACAGGAACAAGTAAAGATACTATTGTTCGCCTATCCAAAAGAACGAATAAACGAATATTTGCATGCGTTCAAGCAAGCCGGTCTTCTCCCGGTTGTGGCGGATCTTTCCTCGTTATCGTTATACCGTCTTTATAACGAGCTTGGCTATGCAGAGGAAGGTGACCATCTGCTGTTGGCACAGTGGGGAAGGGATTCAGCGGTGTTGACGGCTTTCAATGAAAACAAACCGGTTTTCACCCGTCAAATCAAATCTGTCCTGCCCCAAGATTCCTGGCAATTCAGCCAGGAAGCGAAAGAAATAACCTGGCAGGGAAGTCAGAATGAAATCGCTGAATCGATTGATGAACAATTAACCTTGCTGGAGAGGTTTTTGGATTTTTATCAGTATTCCGTCATGGACGGAGAGAAACAAATCAACAAATTGCTGCTTTGCGGGGATTTCCCTTTTTTGACAAAAGTCGAGATTTATGTGAAGGAAAATTATCGTATGCCCATAGTCACCATCGATGAATTGGAAGAGAAAATACAGGTTCCAGGCAAGTTTGCTGATGTGCTGGGCCTATCGATAAAAAAGTGA
- a CDS encoding prepilin peptidase: protein MTIFYLCYFFILGLIFGSFFNVVGMRVPRRQLFAKNRSYCPHCLHSLKWYELIPVLSYLLQKGRCRHCRGRISPIYPVTELGTGLLFAACFWHVGFQVELFVALLLCSMLAIILVSDLRYMEIPDRVLLFFLPLFLAGRIISPLDPWWTPIIGGITGVLLLAAIIVASRGGMGGGDMKLFGVLGIVLGWKNVLLAFFVSTVYGAVITLVLLAIKRIERKKPVPFGPFIVLGSLTVYFFGDKLFNWYLTSFF from the coding sequence ATGACAATCTTTTACCTCTGTTATTTTTTTATCCTCGGTTTGATTTTTGGCTCGTTTTTCAATGTTGTCGGTATGCGGGTCCCCAGGCGGCAGTTGTTCGCAAAGAATCGCTCCTATTGCCCGCATTGCCTCCATTCCTTAAAATGGTATGAGCTGATTCCCGTCCTGTCCTATCTGTTGCAAAAGGGTCGCTGCCGGCATTGCCGCGGCCGCATTTCACCGATATATCCTGTGACTGAATTGGGAACCGGCCTGTTGTTTGCGGCATGCTTCTGGCATGTTGGATTTCAAGTGGAACTTTTCGTCGCCTTGCTATTATGCTCGATGCTCGCGATCATTCTGGTATCAGACTTGCGATATATGGAAATACCTGATCGTGTACTGTTATTTTTTTTGCCGCTTTTTTTAGCAGGAAGAATCATTAGCCCGCTTGATCCATGGTGGACTCCGATCATTGGCGGTATTACTGGGGTTTTGCTGCTTGCAGCCATCATCGTTGCCAGCCGAGGCGGAATGGGCGGCGGGGATATGAAACTATTCGGCGTATTGGGAATCGTACTGGGCTGGAAAAACGTGTTGCTGGCATTTTTTGTTTCCACTGTTTACGGAGCAGTGATCACGCTGGTGCTGCTTGCCATTAAACGGATAGAACGGAAAAAACCGGTTCCCTTCGGACCATTTATCGTGCTCGGGAGCCTTACGGTCTATTTCTTTGGTGATAAACTATTCAACTGGTACTTAACATCTTTTTTCTAA
- a CDS encoding rod shape-determining protein, protein MGRFSLSQDLGIDLGTANTLVFVKGKGVVVREPSVVAKNTATGEIEAVGSSARNMIGRTPGNISVIRPMKDGVIADYDTTAVMMKYYIKKAQKNRSAFARKPNVMVCVPSGITMVEERAVIDATKQAGAKDAFPIAEPFAAAIGAGLPVWEPTGSMIVDIGGGTTEVAIISLGGIVTSQSIRTAGDDMDDAIIQYIRKQYNLMIGERSSESIKMDIGSAGRPSEVEEMDIRGRDLLTGLPKTITISSDEISSSLQDTVSSIVEAVKNTLEKTPPELAADIMDRGIVLSGGGALLKGLDDVISEETKMPVFVAEEPLDSVAIGTGKALEYIHHFTSQPNVSSRSSMK, encoded by the coding sequence TTGGGAAGATTCAGTTTATCACAAGACTTGGGTATAGATTTGGGAACGGCGAACACCTTGGTATTCGTCAAAGGCAAAGGTGTCGTCGTACGAGAACCTTCAGTTGTAGCCAAAAACACAGCGACAGGTGAGATAGAGGCAGTTGGCAGCTCGGCACGAAACATGATCGGGCGTACGCCGGGAAATATTTCCGTGATCCGTCCGATGAAAGACGGAGTCATTGCCGATTATGATACGACCGCTGTCATGATGAAATACTACATTAAAAAAGCGCAAAAAAATCGGTCGGCTTTTGCTCGCAAGCCGAATGTCATGGTTTGTGTACCTTCCGGAATCACAATGGTGGAGGAAAGGGCAGTTATCGATGCTACGAAACAGGCAGGAGCGAAAGATGCATTTCCGATTGCAGAACCGTTTGCTGCTGCAATCGGTGCAGGCCTGCCTGTTTGGGAGCCTACTGGAAGCATGATTGTCGACATCGGGGGAGGCACTACGGAGGTCGCTATCATCTCACTTGGCGGTATTGTGACAAGTCAATCTATTAGAACAGCGGGCGATGATATGGATGATGCGATCATTCAATATATTCGCAAGCAATACAACCTGATGATCGGTGAACGCTCATCGGAATCCATCAAAATGGATATTGGTTCGGCAGGTCGTCCTTCTGAAGTGGAAGAGATGGATATCCGTGGCAGGGATTTGTTGACAGGCTTGCCCAAAACGATCACCATATCATCTGACGAAATTTCTTCCTCTTTGCAGGATACGGTATCTTCCATCGTTGAAGCAGTTAAAAATACATTGGAAAAGACTCCTCCTGAACTCGCAGCAGACATCATGGACCGGGGAATTGTCCTGTCAGGCGGTGGCGCGTTGCTTAAAGGGTTGGATGATGTCATCAGTGAGGAAACAAAAATGCCGGTATTTGTTGCGGAAGAACCTTTGGATAGTGTAGCTATTGGTACAGGCAAGGCATTGGAGTACATCCATCACTTTACCTCCCAGCCTAACGTATCCAGTCGATCCTCGATGAAATAA
- a CDS encoding SPOR domain-containing protein — translation MDKHKPITVRINDNKRKHVNAKHHEYPEESKKTINEQAAALEKHLHGSASPLFESPIEEGTGTSDWYQKKTPGKRKLPGIYKVFLFAAFAALAIGLALGFIMLRMFAGIDEASDPETLPSSYTNPANDDPGKETAEKTNGLKGMEAFVIQGGVFSSKDKAEAWQKNFTEADFPSMVWEREGQYYLFAGVADTEAAAKKTASAMTENKLETYVKPWQTTATEKDLTEGEAEWLQQFPPLWQDSVSAGGEINREEWNDWLGLLPKDAAEALVQLHDQAEKLTNEANALSPGEVQIELLSLWNKAVQL, via the coding sequence GTGGACAAACATAAACCGATCACTGTACGAATCAATGACAACAAAAGGAAGCATGTCAACGCCAAACACCATGAATACCCGGAAGAAAGCAAGAAGACCATCAATGAACAAGCTGCTGCTTTAGAGAAACATTTACATGGTTCTGCAAGTCCGCTTTTCGAGAGCCCGATAGAAGAGGGTACCGGTACAAGCGATTGGTATCAGAAGAAAACACCTGGTAAAAGAAAGCTGCCCGGCATTTATAAAGTGTTTCTTTTTGCGGCATTTGCAGCTTTAGCGATTGGACTGGCTTTAGGTTTTATTATGCTCCGAATGTTTGCCGGTATTGATGAAGCAAGTGATCCAGAAACATTGCCCTCGTCCTACACAAATCCTGCAAACGATGATCCAGGAAAAGAAACAGCTGAAAAAACCAACGGCTTGAAAGGAATGGAGGCCTTCGTTATTCAAGGGGGAGTGTTTTCATCAAAAGATAAAGCGGAGGCATGGCAGAAAAATTTCACAGAAGCTGACTTTCCCTCGATGGTATGGGAGCGCGAAGGGCAGTATTACCTATTTGCAGGAGTAGCAGACACAGAAGCCGCTGCCAAAAAAACAGCTTCAGCGATGACAGAAAATAAACTGGAAACCTATGTAAAACCCTGGCAGACAACTGCCACCGAAAAAGATCTCACAGAAGGAGAAGCTGAGTGGCTACAGCAATTTCCTCCATTATGGCAAGACAGTGTGAGTGCTGGAGGGGAGATAAATCGTGAGGAGTGGAACGATTGGTTGGGTTTGCTTCCGAAAGATGCTGCGGAAGCGCTGGTACAATTGCATGATCAAGCGGAAAAGCTGACAAACGAAGCCAACGCTTTGTCTCCCGGTGAAGTACAGATTGAACTGCTGTCTCTATGGAATAAAGCCGTCCAATTGTAA
- a CDS encoding type IV pilus twitching motility protein PilT → MNRLNSLLQEAFSQNASDIHLTVGTPPVFRINGELRPFGQDKLSPEDTEEMVRSAINDKLWERLEEKREIDLSYGIAGISRFRMNIFHQRNCLSLAVRVVPTVIPSLDDLHLPGVIKEIAASTQGLVLVTGPTGSGKSTTLAAMIDYMNKTMHKHIITLEDPIEYLHAHGNCIIDQREVGFDTKNFQNGLRACLRQDPDVILVGEMRDLETIATAITAAETGHLVLGTLHTTDASSTMDRIIDVFPSHQKGQIRIQLANVLQAIISQRLFQTPDKQGRRAATEILRNTAAIKNLIRNEKMHQIPNTMQVSREQGMHTMTMDIKKMLRTREISEEFALPYLKERG, encoded by the coding sequence ATGAATCGATTGAATTCTTTATTACAGGAAGCTTTTTCTCAAAATGCTTCGGATATACATCTCACAGTAGGAACTCCACCGGTTTTTCGCATCAATGGAGAATTACGACCATTCGGACAGGACAAGCTTTCACCAGAGGATACGGAGGAAATGGTCAGAAGCGCAATCAATGATAAGTTATGGGAACGGCTGGAGGAGAAAAGAGAAATCGATTTGTCTTATGGTATAGCAGGAATATCCCGGTTTCGGATGAACATTTTTCATCAACGCAATTGCCTTTCGCTTGCTGTCCGTGTCGTCCCTACGGTCATTCCCAGTCTGGATGATCTCCACCTCCCTGGAGTTATCAAGGAAATCGCTGCCAGCACACAAGGTTTGGTGCTGGTTACAGGACCGACGGGAAGTGGCAAAAGTACCACGCTTGCTGCCATGATCGATTATATGAATAAAACGATGCACAAGCACATTATTACATTGGAAGATCCAATTGAGTACTTACATGCCCACGGAAATTGTATTATCGACCAGCGGGAAGTGGGATTCGACACAAAAAACTTTCAAAATGGTTTGCGTGCTTGTCTGCGACAGGATCCAGACGTAATACTTGTCGGAGAAATGCGCGATTTGGAAACAATAGCGACCGCTATCACGGCTGCTGAGACAGGTCACCTTGTCCTCGGAACCTTGCATACGACCGATGCTTCCTCGACGATGGACAGAATCATTGACGTTTTTCCTTCCCATCAGAAGGGACAAATCCGCATCCAACTGGCCAACGTTCTGCAGGCAATCATATCGCAGCGATTATTTCAGACCCCCGATAAGCAAGGGCGGAGAGCTGCAACGGAAATATTGCGGAACACAGCAGCGATAAAGAATTTGATTCGAAACGAAAAAATGCACCAGATACCGAATACCATGCAGGTTTCCCGCGAGCAGGGAATGCATACCATGACGATGGATATAAAGAAAATGCTGCGCACAAGAGAAATTTCCGAAGAATTTGCCCTTCCTTACCTCAAGGAAAGAGGGTGA
- a CDS encoding Maf family protein: MQLILASGSPRRKKLLEQAGLQFLTKIPDVDEQSVTASDACQLVEKLAVMKGEKLSPAKREVVLSADTVVSQHGRILTKPESREDAFAMLSELNGETHHVYTGVSIRSQDKSTVFSVVTKVTFWEMTDEQLAAYIATGEPFDKAGGYGIQGKGALLVQEIHGDYFNVVGLPLSKVVRELEHFGIVPSSSG; this comes from the coding sequence TTGCAGCTTATTTTAGCCTCCGGGTCACCGCGCAGAAAAAAACTACTGGAACAGGCTGGTTTGCAGTTTTTAACAAAAATTCCCGATGTAGATGAACAATCGGTTACTGCTAGTGATGCTTGCCAGCTTGTGGAAAAATTGGCCGTAATGAAAGGAGAAAAGCTGTCCCCTGCCAAGAGGGAGGTAGTGCTTAGTGCAGACACGGTGGTCAGCCAGCATGGACGGATTCTCACCAAACCAGAAAGCAGGGAAGATGCATTTGCCATGCTTTCTGAATTGAACGGAGAGACACACCATGTATATACAGGAGTCTCTATTCGTTCGCAGGACAAATCCACTGTTTTTTCCGTTGTAACCAAGGTCACCTTCTGGGAAATGACCGATGAACAACTGGCTGCTTATATCGCTACTGGTGAACCTTTTGACAAGGCTGGAGGATATGGTATCCAGGGGAAGGGAGCGTTATTGGTTCAAGAAATTCATGGTGATTATTTTAATGTGGTCGGCCTACCCCTGTCAAAGGTGGTCCGCGAGCTTGAGCACTTCGGAATTGTCCCTTCTTCATCCGGGTAG
- the radC gene encoding RadC family protein encodes MVQADVTLKHVPKQDRPRERLIEKGPATLSNQDLLAILLGTGTKDESVTTLSQRVFMHFEGLHLLKDATIEELTAIRGIGTAKGVLILAAIEFGKRLYRFRPEERYVIRSPEDGADYIMEEMRNLNQEHFVCLFLNTKNQILHRQTIFIGSLNASIVHPREVFREAVKRSAASIICAHNHPSGDPSPSQEDIHVTKRLSECGKMIGIELLDHLVIGDRKFVSLKEKGYL; translated from the coding sequence ATGGTGCAAGCGGATGTTACGTTGAAACATGTTCCCAAGCAGGACAGGCCAAGGGAACGACTGATTGAAAAGGGTCCGGCGACGTTATCGAACCAGGATTTACTTGCCATATTGCTTGGTACCGGTACAAAAGACGAATCGGTCACCACGCTTTCCCAACGTGTATTCATGCATTTCGAGGGGCTTCATTTACTTAAGGACGCCACAATCGAAGAATTGACTGCAATCAGGGGAATTGGTACAGCCAAGGGAGTGTTGATACTGGCAGCCATCGAATTCGGTAAACGCCTCTATCGTTTTCGCCCGGAAGAACGCTATGTCATCCGCAGTCCAGAAGATGGAGCAGATTATATCATGGAAGAAATGAGAAACCTCAATCAAGAACATTTTGTTTGCTTATTTTTAAACACCAAAAATCAAATCCTCCACAGACAGACGATCTTCATAGGCAGTCTGAATGCATCGATCGTCCACCCTAGAGAAGTGTTTCGCGAAGCGGTAAAACGCTCTGCTGCTTCTATTATTTGTGCACATAACCACCCATCCGGAGATCCCTCTCCTTCCCAGGAAGATATCCATGTTACCAAACGATTGTCTGAGTGTGGCAAGATGATCGGTATCGAACTTTTAGACCATTTGGTAATCGGCGATCGTAAATTTGTCTCATTGAAAGAAAAAGGATATCTGTAA
- a CDS encoding PilN domain-containing protein — translation MTVEINFIAQSKKKRFVPVIAVLLLVFLVACTGLLYWQRSYIDSQVDDMQVQWKKNNTALNDRTGSHNLQRQRNELAERVQTVETALFSQRDLMEDITSLLPENDYLSNFVYDQIDGVKLIMEADSLSGAAAFSEALTNQPYIEESSLIDVYPQETKEGQIYQTSFRFKVDPERFKEVMGDGE, via the coding sequence ATGACGGTTGAAATTAATTTTATTGCACAATCAAAGAAAAAACGCTTTGTTCCTGTTATTGCTGTCCTTTTGCTTGTTTTTCTGGTTGCCTGTACCGGGTTGCTTTATTGGCAGCGATCTTACATCGATAGCCAGGTGGACGATATGCAAGTACAGTGGAAAAAAAATAATACCGCACTCAATGATCGAACTGGCAGCCACAATCTACAACGACAGCGGAATGAGTTGGCGGAACGGGTGCAAACTGTAGAGACAGCGTTGTTTTCCCAAAGGGACTTAATGGAGGATATAACTTCCCTTTTGCCGGAAAACGATTATTTGTCAAACTTTGTTTACGACCAAATAGATGGCGTAAAACTGATCATGGAAGCTGACTCGCTCTCCGGGGCTGCAGCATTTTCGGAAGCATTGACAAACCAGCCATATATTGAGGAATCCAGTTTGATCGATGTTTACCCTCAGGAAACGAAAGAGGGCCAAATCTATCAAACTAGTTTTCGATTTAAGGTGGATCCAGAAAGATTCAAGGAGGTGATGGGTGATGGCGAATAA